One window from the genome of Cryptomeria japonica chromosome 6, Sugi_1.0, whole genome shotgun sequence encodes:
- the LOC131043001 gene encoding hypersensitive-induced reaction 1 protein — MGQLCCCLQVDQATVAMTERFGRFQDVLEPGLHCVPWIFGTQVSGHLSLRVQQLDVRCETKTKDNVFVTVVASVQYRALVEKASEAFYKLSDTRGQIQAYVFDVVRSTVPKMNLDDAFEQKSEIAKAVEDELEKAMSNYGYEIVQTLIVDIEPDVLVKRAMNEINAAARMRVATQEKAEAEKILQIKRAEGEAESKYLSGLGIARQRQAIVDGLRESVLAFSGNVPGTTAKDVMDMVLVTQYFDTMKEIGANSKSSAVFIPHGPGAVRDVAQQIRDGLLQGSFAHE; from the exons ATGGGTCAGTTATGTTGCTGCTTGCAAGTAGATCAGGCAACAGTGGCCATGACAGAGAGATTTGGGCGGTTTCAGGACGTGCTGGAGCCAGGGTTGCACTGTGTGCCTTGGATTTTTGGAACCCAAGTCAGTGGTCATCTTTCCTTAAGAGTACAGCAACTGGATGTCCGCTGTGAAACAAAGACCAAG GATAATGTTTTTGTGACTGTGGTGGCCTCTGTTCAATACCGTGCCCTTGTGGAAAAGGCCAGTGAAGCTTTTTATAAGCTAAGTGATACAAGAGGACAAATTCAGGCCTATGTATTTGATG TTGTCCGTTCAACTGTTCCAAAGATGAATTTGGATGATGCCTTTGAGCAAAAGAGTGAGATTGCTAAAGCTGTTGAAGATGAACTTGAGAAG GCCATGTCAAACTATGGATATGAGATAGTGCAAACACTTATTGTAGATATAGAACCTGATGTGCTTGTTAAGAGAGCAATGAATGAAATAAATGCAG CTGCAAGAATGAGGGTGGCAACACAAGAAAAAGCAGAGGCAGAGAAAATTTTACAAATCAAAAGAGCAGAAGGAGAAGCAGAATCAAAATATCTTTCAGGACTTGGAATTGCTAGGCAAAGGCAAGCAATTGTGGATGGGCTGAGAGAGAGTGTACTTGCTTTTTCAGGGAATGTGCCTGGCACAACTGCAAAGGATGTGATGGATATGGTGTTGGTGACACAGTATTTTGACACAATGAAAGAGATTGGAGCAAATTCCAAATCTTCAGCTGTCTTCATACCCCATGGACCTGGTGCAGTTCGTGATGTTGCTCAGCAGATCAGAGATGGATTGCTTCAGGGATCATTTGCTCATGAGTAA